The Planctellipticum variicoloris DNA window TTATCATCCACGATCAGTATTCGCAGGGGCTTGTGATTCGTCGGCACAGTCTTCCTCATTTTGCACGGGTATCGTTCGGGCCGTTCCGGCTCGCTTCAGGTCACCCGCTCCGAGACGGTTGTCAGGATTTTCTGAAGCTGCTCTAAACGGGCCGGCTTGACCAGGTGGTGATTGAATCCCGACTGCAGAGCCTCCTGACGGTCTGTCTCCTGCCCGTAGCCGGTCAAGGCGATGAGCACAACGTTTCGGAGAGTGCTCTCTTGTCGGATACGTTTTGCGACCTCATAACCATTCAGGACCGGCAGTCCGATGTCCAGCAACACCACGTCCGGCTGGTAGTCGAGCGCAGCCTGCACCGCCGTCAGCCCGTCGTACGCCGTCCGCACGTCATGTCCCGAGGCGCGGAGCAGCATGGTAAAACTCAGCACGGTATCCACGTTGTCGTCGACCACCAGCACCCGCAGCGGGCGCGAAGCCGCTTCAGCGTGTTCCGATGTCGGCAGCGCCGGCTGCGCCCCTTCTTGCGGCGCGATCGGCAGGCGGACGATGAATTCGCTGCCCTGTCCCGGTTCGCTCTCGGCGTCGACTGCTCCCCCGTGCAGTTGAGTGAGCCGCTGGACCAGCGCCAGGCCGATGCCAAGTCCCCCTTGCGAGCGATCCAGGGAGCGTTCCGCCTGCGTGAACAGATCGAAGATATGCGGTAGCAGCTCCGGCGAGATGCCGGCGCCCGTATCCCGCACCCGCAGAACACACTCGTCCGCCTCCTGTTGGACCGTGACCCAGATATGCCCGCCTTCGCTCGTGTACTTCGCGGCGTTGGTGAGCAGGTTGGCCAGCACCTGCTCCAGCCGCGCGACGTCGGCGTGCAGCCAGATCGGATCGGGTGGCACCGAGACGGTGAGCTCGTGGAAACGCTGCTCGATCAGCGGGCGAACCGTCTCGACGGCGCCTTCGACGATGCGGCTCACGACAACCCGTTCCCGGCGCAACTGAACCCGGCCCGTGGTAATGCGGGAGACTTCGAGCAGGTCATCGACGAGTCGCTGCAGTTGTTTCATCTGGCGTTCGATGATGCTGCGGGCCTGCTGCTGGATCAGCGTCTCGGTTCCCTGCTGGAGGCCCAGCAGCTCGACGGCGTTGGCGATCGGAGCGAGCGGGCTGCGGAGCTCGTGGCTGAGCATCGCCAGGAACTCGTCTTTGCGGCGATGAAGGTCCGACAACTCGGCCGCCTGTTTTCGCGTCTGCTTCTCCAGACGACTGCGGTCGCTGATATCCCGGATATTGCACTGCGCGACGCGCCGATGATCCCATTGGTAGATGTTGCTGACGAACTCGACTTCAACCGGCTCGCTGCTGCGGGACTTGAGCGGCAGATGGTCGTAGCGGACATACCCCTGCTGCTGCAGCTCCCGAAAGGCGGCTTCGTTGGCGGCCTTGTCGCGAAACAGACCGATCTCCCACAGTTCCTTGCCGATGAAGTCTGCGGTCGGATAGCCGGACAGTTCGGTCATGAACGGGTTGGCTTCCAGGATTCGACCGGAATCGGCGTCGAGAATCAGGACGCCGTCCTTCGCCGTCTCAAAGAGCCGGCGGTACAACGTTTCGGAGGCGTTCAGCCTTTCTTCGGCGAGCACGCGTCCCGAAATGTCGACGAAGTAGCAGATCATGCCGTACTCGCCATCGGGCAAGCCGATCCGATGGACCTGCCAGTCGTAGTATTCGCGTACCGTGCGGTCGAGGCGCACTTCGGAGAACCCGCTGATGGTGTACGGTTCGCCGGTCTCGAGAGTCTGCTGAAAACGACGGACGATGTCGTCGGCGCATTGCGGAGGCCACAGGATGTGGATGACTTCGACGAAGTCTCTGCCGATCAATTCGCCGATGTCGCCGAAGATCGGGCGTGCCTGCTGACTCACCATGCGAATGTGGAAAGTCGCATCCACGAGGTACATGCCGACCGGAGAGACGTTGAAGACGGCTTCGAAGCGGGCGTTGCTCGCCTGCAACGCCAGTTCGGCCTGCTTGCGGTCGGTGATGTCTTCGATAGCCAGCAAAATTCGCTCGGTCTTCTGCTGCCGGTTCAGGATAGTCCGTGCGTTGAGGAGCATGGTTCGGCGGCCGAGTTGCTCGAAGTCATGCTCGACCTCGAAGTCTTCGACCGTTTTACTCTGCGGCAGAATCTCTTCGAGCAGAGTACGCAGCCGCGGGATGTCCCACTGATGATTGCCCAGGTCGTAGATGAACGTGCCGACCGTCTGCGCAGGATCGACCTGGAATTCCCGGTAGAACGAGCGATTGGCGCTTTCGACGCGCAGGTCGGAGTCGAGCACGACCAGCGGCTCGCGCACCGTTTCGACCGTGTTCACGGCGTAGTCGCGGGCCGCGGCGATGGCCTGTTCGCTCTGCTTGAGCTGGTCGATTTCCAGCAGCAGCAGCACGGCGCCGTCCACGTTTTTGTCAAGCGTCATGTATGGGCGGGCCCGCAGCGAATGCCAGTGTCCGGCGCTGTCCAGGACCTCGCATTCCTTCTCGCTCACCGAGGCGATGACTTCGACGCACACCGCTTCCAGGTCGAGCGGGGTCTGCGCGTCGTCGGCGAGTACGAGGTTATGCCGGATGTGGCTGACCGGCCGACCCACATCGGTGGCCCGCAGTTCGAACTGTTTCTCCGCCTGCGGGCTGAAGCGGCGGATGGTGAGATCGCGCGCGAGCAGCAGGACGACCAGTCTCGTCGAATTCTGAAAATTGACGAGGTCGTTGTTGAGGCCGGTGAGCTCGGAGTTCCGATGGGCCATTTCCTCGTTGACGGTCGTCAGCTCTTCGTTGGCCGATTCCAGCTCCTCCTTGGAGGTCTCCAGTTCCTCATTGATGCTCTGCAGCTCTTCATTGGCCGACTGGACTTCTTCACTGGCCGCCTGGAGCTCCTCATTAGTCGCCTCGTGCTGTTCCTGGATGGCCAGGAGATACTCGCGCATCTCGGAGAGATCGGCTTCGAGCTCGGAAATCCGGCCGGCCTCCGCCTCTTTGCTGAGCGGCGGCCCCGCTGGCTGCGATCGCACCGGCGCACGGACGGCGGTCTCCGCATCTTCAAACAGGATCAGGAAGCAGGGTTCGGGCAGGTTCTTGAGCGGGATCACTTCCAAGTTCACCGCACGCGTCTCGCCGTTCTGTTTGACTCGGACGTTCTCCCGGCGCGTGGCCTTGTTCCCGGTTTTTGCGTCTTTGAAGGCAGCGCTGAGCGGCAGCATCAGGCCCTCTCGCACCATCTTCAGCAGGTTGAAGCTGGCTTTGCCGACCGGTGGTTCCAGAAACGCGCCCGTGGAACCGCGAAACTGCAGAACCTGCAGCTCGGCGTCGACGAGCACACCCGGAGGGGCGAACTGCTGGACAGTGATTCGGTCGGCCTCGCGCTGAGCGTTGAGTTCGCCGCTATGAGCGCCCATCCCTTGCGGCTGTGCGGCCGGAAACGCAGTGGCCCGGCGGCCCGGCAATGTCCGCGCCCCGTGCCCGCGACCGGCCGGCATGTGAAAGGCGGGAGTCGGCGCGGATTTCTTCGAGTAGATCCGGGATTTCTTGTCCACCGGCTCAAACAGCTCGCCGAAACCGCCAATCGATTCCGAAGCGCCCAGGAACAGGAACCCGCCGGCCTTGAGCGCGTAGTGAAATGTTGGAAGCGCTTTCTTCTGCAGATTCGGTCCGAGGTAAATCAGCACGTTGCGACAACTGATGAGATCCATCCGCGAGAAGGGCGGGTCTGCGAGAAGGTTCTGCCGTGCGAAGACCACTATTTCCCGCAGCGACTTGCTGACGCGGTAGCCCCCTTGCTCTTCGACGAAGAACCGGCGCAGTCGCTCGGGGCTGATTTCGTCGGAGAGACTCCTGGGATAGAGCCCGGCACGCGCCCTGTCCAGCAGCGCTTCGTTGAGGTCGGTGGCAAACACCTGCAGATTGCGGCCGCGGGTCGACTTCTCCGCCAGCTCCATGAACGCGATGGCGATGGAGTAAGCCTCCTGCCCCGTCGAGCATCCCGGCACCCAGACGCGGACCGGATCGTCGCCCGGCTGTCTCAGGAGTTCGGGCAGCACCAGACGCTGGAGGGCCTCGAACGCTTCGGGATTTCGGAAGAAAGTCGTCACGCTGATCAGCACGTCGGAGCACAGCGCATCCAGCTCCTTGACGTTGCCACGGAGAAATGCCGCGTAGTCCTCCAGCGTGTTCTGCTTATTGATCACCAGTCGTCGCGTAATGCGACGCTGAATTGTGCTCGACTTGTAGAGCGAGAAGTCGACGCCCGAATGGCTTCGAAGAATCGACAGCGTCTTCGCGTAACCATCCTCTCCTCGCTCAGAGGTGTTTGTCTCCTCTTCTACTTTCCCGTGAACATGCGACGACGCAGCGTCTGTAAATGGCGATGGGCCGCTGCCGGAAATGGCCGGCGTGTCGTTGTCCTGGTGCGCGGTCGCGTTTTCGAGGTCCTCGGACGTACGATCGGAAAACGTCAGCGGTTGCCCGGAAACATACGGATGCTTCGCAATCCGCGCGATCTCCAGCGCGATCTCCTCCGGCGAGAGGACGAGGTCCACGCAGCCCGCCGCCACGGCGCTGCGGGGCATCGAGTCGTACTTGGCCGAACTGTCCTGCGCAAAGGTAATCCCGCCTGCGACTTTAATTGCCTCCAGTCCCAGCGTCCCGTCGCTCGCCGTGCCCGATAAGACGACTCCAATGGCTCGCTCCGCGTGATCCAGCGCCAGCGATTCAAAGAAAACGTCAATCGGTCGATGCGGCGTACGATTCTTCAGTCGCGGCTGAAGCTTCAGAAGGCCATCGGCGATGCTGAGAATCGTGTCGGGCGGAATGATGTAGACGTGATTCGGCTCGACCGACTGATTGTTCGCGACATCGCTCACCGGGAGCGACGTGGTACGCGAAAGAATCTGTGTCAGCGCGCTTTCGTGGTCCGGGTCCAGATGCTGCACCAGGACAAACGCCATGCCCGTGTCCGGCGGCAGCGCCTTGAGCAATTGCGTAAACGCCTCCAGCCCCCCCGCTGAGGCGCCGATCCCGACAATCGGAAAGGAAACCTCCGGGCTGCGTTTGGGCGGTTGAGGTGCGGGATCGACCGCGGGCGCCGCCGGTTCAACCGGCGTTTCAGAGTGCGCCGACTGTTTCTTCTTCATGAAGAACACTTTCTCGTTGTGCGAAGGGCCGCAGTCATGGGATCGACAGATCGCTCCAGGCCGTCGTCGTCGACGAACCGCATATGACCTGTCGGCAGCAGCATCGAAGCGTCTCGCTGAAAGGCCGGTAGAACCACAAAAAAAGCCGACGTGGCGGAACCCCCAAAAGGAATTCCATCACGTCGGCTTACTTACTAACTCGCCCCCCGGCACTGGTCGCAGACGGACCAGGCGGATTGCGCTTTATTCAGTCATCCGATGTCTTGGGCGAAGCGAGATTCTGCAATCTCAATACGACTCGCGACAAAGAATGATCATATCAGACGACATCGGAACTGCAACAGGCGTCTTGCTTTAGAGTTCCGATTGCGTGTAATCGCCGTGCCGCTGAGATCGGATGCCATGCCCGCTCGCGTTCCTGGACTCGCGTCGGTATTTGTCGGGGGGGGGCGGCGGTGACTGAACGCAGAGGTTGCCAAGGCGCCGACATCTGCGCATTGCATCCGCGAACAAAAGTGCGGTTGCGAAACATGTCAGCGTGCCATCCGTTGACTCGCCATCAGCTTCAGCGAAACGAGAGGGGATCCGGCTTTTCCAGCACGAATGCCATGTAGCTGGAGACGCTCCGGACATGCTGATGGGCGCGGACGGCGGTGGCCAGCGATCTCCAGTCCTCCGTCGAAATCGACCGGTACAGCGGATTTCTCCACTCGAGAAGTTGTCGTCCTGCTCGAGTGTTTCCCAATCGGGAAAGACAACGGAAGACTTGCTGAATGGGATTCGAAACGCGGCTACTCCAGTCGCTCGACGAAATCAGCCGAAATCCCGCGGCGGCGGATTCCCGCTCGTAATCGGCGATTGAAAAAAAGTCTTCCCATTGCCAGATGTCGCGGACAATGCGGGTTTCCGGATCATTACGATGCGCGCGATGGGCTTCAGTCTTCCAGGCGAAGTCCACGACGACCATCCGGCCGCCCGGGCGAAGCACGCGCCAGGCCTCCTGCAGAAACTGCGCGCGGTCAGGAAAATGGAACGCGGCTTCCAGACACAGCAACCGGTCAAACGAACCGTCGGGAAAGTCCAGGTCGGCGGCGTCGCCTGTCTGATACGAAAGATTCTGCGCATGATCGAATAAAGCCTGCGCGACTTGAATGTTCCGGTCCAGCAGATCCACTCCGACCACCGTCGCCGCGGGCTGCAGGCAGTGAATAATGAAGGAGCTCTTTCCCCGTCCGCAGGCGAGGTCCAGCACGCGGTGCCGGGACTGCACATCCAGAAGTGTGACGGATTTGAAGACCAGTTGGCGCTGTGCGCCTTCCAGATTGACGACGACGTTGAGCGCCGCCAAGGGTCCCCGAAAGGGGAAGTATCCGAGATTCATCAGCGCCGGCCTCCATGTCTCCATTCGGAGCAGTCGGGAGACGACGTTTGAGCCATCGTAGGAGGAGAGTACGGCCTTCTCAACGGCTTGACCGTCGCAGGCTCTATCCAGGGGGCCAAGGTTGCGGGTGTTCAGAGTAGTCAGGGTCGCACTCATAACATGACTCTCCAAATCAGGAAGTATGTCCTGGCGGAATTGATTTTCAGAATCTCGGGCCGCTTGCGCCGGCCGTCACTGCGCAGCAAACCGCGAGGCAGGAGCTATTACGGCGCCCCGCCTCGCGGCGCGTGCTCCGACAACCAGAAATCGAGGAGCGGGCGGGCCAGCTCTTCCGCGAATCTCAGGCGTCGGACCAATCGTTCAAATCGAAACTACGCTCGACCGGCGGCGATACCAGCCCAGCGCCAGAGGTACGCACATCGAGCCAAACATCGCCATCGTCGTGGGTTCCGGAGTAGCAAAGTTGGTGA harbors:
- a CDS encoding chemotaxis protein CheB; the protein is MKKKQSAHSETPVEPAAPAVDPAPQPPKRSPEVSFPIVGIGASAGGLEAFTQLLKALPPDTGMAFVLVQHLDPDHESALTQILSRTTSLPVSDVANNQSVEPNHVYIIPPDTILSIADGLLKLQPRLKNRTPHRPIDVFFESLALDHAERAIGVVLSGTASDGTLGLEAIKVAGGITFAQDSSAKYDSMPRSAVAAGCVDLVLSPEEIALEIARIAKHPYVSGQPLTFSDRTSEDLENATAHQDNDTPAISGSGPSPFTDAASSHVHGKVEEETNTSERGEDGYAKTLSILRSHSGVDFSLYKSSTIQRRITRRLVINKQNTLEDYAAFLRGNVKELDALCSDVLISVTTFFRNPEAFEALQRLVLPELLRQPGDDPVRVWVPGCSTGQEAYSIAIAFMELAEKSTRGRNLQVFATDLNEALLDRARAGLYPRSLSDEISPERLRRFFVEEQGGYRVSKSLREIVVFARQNLLADPPFSRMDLISCRNVLIYLGPNLQKKALPTFHYALKAGGFLFLGASESIGGFGELFEPVDKKSRIYSKKSAPTPAFHMPAGRGHGARTLPGRRATAFPAAQPQGMGAHSGELNAQREADRITVQQFAPPGVLVDAELQVLQFRGSTGAFLEPPVGKASFNLLKMVREGLMLPLSAAFKDAKTGNKATRRENVRVKQNGETRAVNLEVIPLKNLPEPCFLILFEDAETAVRAPVRSQPAGPPLSKEAEAGRISELEADLSEMREYLLAIQEQHEATNEELQAASEEVQSANEELQSINEELETSKEELESANEELTTVNEEMAHRNSELTGLNNDLVNFQNSTRLVVLLLARDLTIRRFSPQAEKQFELRATDVGRPVSHIRHNLVLADDAQTPLDLEAVCVEVIASVSEKECEVLDSAGHWHSLRARPYMTLDKNVDGAVLLLLEIDQLKQSEQAIAAARDYAVNTVETVREPLVVLDSDLRVESANRSFYREFQVDPAQTVGTFIYDLGNHQWDIPRLRTLLEEILPQSKTVEDFEVEHDFEQLGRRTMLLNARTILNRQQKTERILLAIEDITDRKQAELALQASNARFEAVFNVSPVGMYLVDATFHIRMVSQQARPIFGDIGELIGRDFVEVIHILWPPQCADDIVRRFQQTLETGEPYTISGFSEVRLDRTVREYYDWQVHRIGLPDGEYGMICYFVDISGRVLAEERLNASETLYRRLFETAKDGVLILDADSGRILEANPFMTELSGYPTADFIGKELWEIGLFRDKAANEAAFRELQQQGYVRYDHLPLKSRSSEPVEVEFVSNIYQWDHRRVAQCNIRDISDRSRLEKQTRKQAAELSDLHRRKDEFLAMLSHELRSPLAPIANAVELLGLQQGTETLIQQQARSIIERQMKQLQRLVDDLLEVSRITTGRVQLRRERVVVSRIVEGAVETVRPLIEQRFHELTVSVPPDPIWLHADVARLEQVLANLLTNAAKYTSEGGHIWVTVQQEADECVLRVRDTGAGISPELLPHIFDLFTQAERSLDRSQGGLGIGLALVQRLTQLHGGAVDAESEPGQGSEFIVRLPIAPQEGAQPALPTSEHAEAASRPLRVLVVDDNVDTVLSFTMLLRASGHDVRTAYDGLTAVQAALDYQPDVVLLDIGLPVLNGYEVAKRIRQESTLRNVVLIALTGYGQETDRQEALQSGFNHHLVKPARLEQLQKILTTVSERVT
- a CDS encoding class I SAM-dependent methyltransferase: MNLGYFPFRGPLAALNVVVNLEGAQRQLVFKSVTLLDVQSRHRVLDLACGRGKSSFIIHCLQPAATVVGVDLLDRNIQVAQALFDHAQNLSYQTGDAADLDFPDGSFDRLLCLEAAFHFPDRAQFLQEAWRVLRPGGRMVVVDFAWKTEAHRAHRNDPETRIVRDIWQWEDFFSIADYERESAAAGFRLISSSDWSSRVSNPIQQVFRCLSRLGNTRAGRQLLEWRNPLYRSISTEDWRSLATAVRAHQHVRSVSSYMAFVLEKPDPLSFR